In Nocardia sp. XZ_19_385, the sequence GTGATGGTCGATGACGGCTTGGCCGAATGTCTCTTTGCTGTCGAAATAGTTGTAGAACGACCCCTTCGGAACGCCGACCGCGTCCAGCACCTGCTTGATGCCGGTGCCGTGGTAGCCGTTGGCGAGAAACCCTGCCGCGCCCTCTTCTACGAGGAGCTGGCGGGTGTCGTCGCTGCGTCGGGGTCGAGCCATGCGATCAATATACGACCGGTCGTCTCAAAACTCAAACATGCAGCTCAAAGCCGCCATTGCTCGCAGCACGGAAGGAAAGCGGCCAGCTGCGTCGAGGCGAAGTCGGCGGAGTGCCAGAGCTCAGGCATGACGCCCGCGGTCCACACGTAGGTCCACGCCTGCCCGGTAGCGAGATCAACTGCACGCAAGTCGTATTCGTCGTCCTCGAAGTGGTCGAGGATCGCCCAGTCGTCCGGGCCGAGTCCGGCCAGCAGCACCCCCGGAGCCAGCCCGGCAGGATCCGGCACCAACCCGGGATAGACCCGATCCGGCAACGCCGCGACCCGCCAGCCGGGCAATTGCGCCGGTATCCGCTCCGGGCAGCGCCCGAGCAGCACGGTCAGGACCTCCGGAAACTGCAGCGTCCCATAGACGAACAGCACATCCCCGTCACCACTCAGCCGATCGAGCCGCCCACCCAGTCTCGCCACCTGTTCGACCTTGCCCGCGACCCCGGCACCTGCGCAACCTGCAACAGACGCCGTGAGTAGGGGCAGACGCGTTCAGGCGGACAGGCGGCGGAAGGCGCTGGGGTCATGGGAGCAGAAGATGGTGATCTCACTGCCGTGAGCACGGTTGAGTTCGACCAGGCGGCGGCGGTTTTCGTGGTAGGCGCGGGGGACGATGG encodes:
- a CDS encoding gamma-glutamylcyclotransferase family protein yields the protein MARLGGRLDRLSGDGDVLFVYGTLQFPEVLTVLLGRCPERIPAQLPGWRVAALPDRVYPGLVPDPAGLAPGVLLAGLGPDDWAILDHFEDDEYDLRAVDLATGQAWTYVWTAGVMPELWHSADFASTQLAAFLPCCEQWRL